In Variovorax paradoxus, a single genomic region encodes these proteins:
- a CDS encoding response regulator transcription factor yields the protein MSYWSTTPPRRAHILVIDDNIEELQLLLGALRGAGHRISLAFDALQGYRRVTALQPDLVLLDVRMGSTDGFTTCRLLKADSATARIPVIFLTSSSAVDERITGLREGAVDYILKPFDPAEVLARVAVHLALASSSSHAQECMAQAESVLENARSDNADRVIAQATERLVLSDLASVPALPELAARVGTHEKRLTRAFREQTGRTVYEFVREMRLVEAQRLLLNSALNMEEVAHAVGFSGAANFSTAFRERFGLTPSSYRNARAARPMPPFMPVAAPSTLPAPSA from the coding sequence ATGTCTTACTGGTCGACCACCCCACCGCGGCGCGCGCACATCCTCGTCATCGATGACAACATCGAGGAGCTGCAGTTGCTGCTGGGCGCGCTGCGCGGCGCGGGCCACCGCATCAGCCTCGCGTTCGACGCGCTGCAGGGCTACCGCCGCGTCACCGCCCTGCAGCCCGACCTGGTGCTGCTGGACGTGCGCATGGGCTCGACCGACGGCTTCACCACCTGCAGGCTGCTGAAGGCCGACAGCGCCACCGCGCGCATCCCGGTGATCTTCCTGACTTCGTCGAGCGCGGTGGACGAGCGCATCACCGGCCTGCGCGAAGGCGCGGTCGACTACATCCTCAAGCCCTTCGACCCGGCCGAAGTGCTGGCGCGCGTGGCGGTGCACCTGGCGCTGGCCAGCAGCAGCAGCCATGCGCAGGAGTGCATGGCGCAGGCCGAGAGCGTGCTGGAGAACGCGCGCTCGGACAACGCCGACCGCGTGATCGCGCAGGCGACCGAACGGCTGGTTCTGTCGGATCTGGCAAGCGTGCCCGCGCTGCCCGAGCTGGCGGCACGCGTGGGCACGCACGAGAAGCGGCTGACGCGCGCATTCCGCGAGCAGACCGGGCGCACGGTGTACGAGTTCGTGCGCGAGATGCGGCTGGTGGAAGCCCAGCGCCTGCTGCTGAACTCCGCGCTCAACATGGAAGAAGTGGCGCATGCGGTGGGCTTCTCCGGCGCGGCCAATTTCTCGACCGCGTTCCGCGAGCGCTTCGGGCTCACGCCTTCTTCCTATCGCAACGCACGAGCCGCCCGGCCGATGCCGCCGTTCATGCCTGTGGCGGCGCCATCGACTCTGCCGGCGCCGTCTGCCTGA
- a CDS encoding sensor histidine kinase has product MVAIRGIAAALLLCAASWLAGPADAATLRLGEAPELPLVLDEVVELLEDPDGLLSREDAEASTRFRPGTHAQMRQGFTNSAFWLRLAVVNDTGTVQPLRLVLNTTWLQHVDFHVQRRIGAPTGKAAWTLERAGVSVPLRGDRDRVPTLSLDLRPGEQARLLVRVQSHSSLKFAPELHTADSWREAESSHALLDGLLIGGMLVLAVYSLTLWLISRKPLMASQSLGFMLVALYEATYRGHARLVLWPDSTDWSYRAAGVVAGCSVLSLLLYLHVLSRRGPVRPPGLPVIAVLATSQVVAVLGTLLGPYAPFARLGNLTVLLLVFSLTASSFIYMRRAGPGGKLAFPVMTIIMVGVCLRLTELSLPTHMLPGFDAYALGFPGMLMGLVALSSWTHHLSRQQHLAQRTLVLWQAEEQQRLRDEVARKTHALNAALEQAEHQAREQTRLMAYVTHDLRAPLATIIGHVRLLRDEMPQPPDRLQAIERSAAYQLSLIDDLLDYAKGELLPFSFEPRPARLQALLDDIAQYADTLAQRRNNAFELEVQGALPRAVLIDSKRFHQLLLNLLSNAAKFTHGGKIGLRVRARPRAESWRLQFEVWDSGAGIDLKEQARIRQAFAENAPSASGNGLGLVIARRIVQRMGGRLLLMSHPNLGTRVRFSVIVKDAPEEPRSVAPQAPSSPPLQSPRLRLRRPPTPVPAIAPLPAAARAELEVLARDGRWTDLHEWTDRLAAADSRHAALVDAVRQALDRLDFEHIRLLARATPKL; this is encoded by the coding sequence GTGGTGGCGATCCGCGGCATCGCGGCCGCCCTGCTGCTGTGCGCGGCCTCCTGGCTCGCGGGCCCGGCGGACGCCGCCACGCTGAGGCTGGGCGAGGCGCCCGAACTGCCGCTGGTGCTCGACGAGGTGGTGGAGCTGCTCGAAGACCCGGACGGCCTGCTCTCGCGCGAAGACGCGGAGGCCTCGACCCGCTTTCGGCCCGGCACCCACGCGCAGATGCGGCAGGGCTTCACGAACTCGGCCTTCTGGCTGCGCCTGGCGGTCGTGAACGACACCGGCACGGTGCAGCCGCTGCGCCTGGTGCTGAACACTACATGGCTGCAGCACGTCGACTTTCATGTGCAACGCCGCATCGGCGCCCCGACCGGCAAGGCCGCATGGACGCTCGAGCGGGCCGGCGTGTCGGTGCCTCTGCGCGGCGACCGCGACCGCGTGCCGACGCTGTCGCTCGACCTGCGGCCCGGCGAGCAAGCGCGCCTGCTGGTGCGCGTGCAGAGCCACAGCAGCCTCAAGTTCGCGCCCGAACTGCACACGGCCGACAGCTGGCGCGAAGCAGAGAGCAGCCATGCGCTGCTCGACGGGCTGCTGATCGGCGGCATGCTGGTGCTTGCCGTGTACTCGCTCACGCTGTGGCTCATCTCGCGCAAACCGCTGATGGCTTCCCAGAGCCTGGGCTTCATGCTGGTGGCGTTGTACGAGGCCACCTACCGAGGCCATGCGCGGCTCGTGCTGTGGCCGGACAGCACCGACTGGAGCTACCGCGCGGCAGGCGTGGTGGCCGGCTGCAGCGTGCTGAGCCTGCTGCTGTACCTGCACGTGCTGTCGCGCCGCGGCCCGGTGCGCCCGCCGGGGCTGCCCGTCATCGCGGTGCTGGCCACCAGCCAGGTCGTCGCGGTGCTTGGCACGCTGCTGGGGCCGTACGCGCCCTTCGCGCGCCTGGGCAACCTGACCGTTCTGCTGCTGGTGTTCTCGCTCACGGCAAGCAGCTTCATCTACATGCGGCGCGCGGGACCGGGCGGCAAGCTGGCGTTCCCGGTGATGACCATCATCATGGTCGGCGTGTGCCTGCGGCTGACCGAGCTTTCGTTGCCCACGCACATGCTGCCCGGCTTCGACGCCTATGCACTGGGCTTTCCCGGCATGCTGATGGGCTTGGTCGCGCTCTCGTCATGGACGCACCATCTGTCACGCCAGCAGCACCTCGCGCAGCGCACGCTGGTGCTCTGGCAGGCCGAAGAACAGCAACGCCTGCGCGACGAAGTGGCGCGCAAGACCCATGCGCTGAACGCCGCGCTGGAGCAGGCCGAGCACCAGGCGCGCGAGCAGACACGGCTCATGGCCTATGTGACCCATGACCTGCGCGCACCGCTCGCGACCATCATCGGCCACGTGCGGCTGCTGCGCGACGAAATGCCGCAGCCACCCGATCGGCTGCAGGCCATCGAGCGCAGCGCGGCCTATCAGCTCTCGCTGATCGACGACCTGCTCGACTACGCGAAGGGCGAGCTGCTGCCGTTCTCCTTCGAGCCACGGCCCGCGAGGCTGCAGGCGCTGCTCGACGACATCGCGCAGTACGCCGACACGCTCGCACAGCGGCGCAACAACGCATTCGAGCTCGAAGTGCAAGGCGCGCTGCCGCGTGCGGTGCTGATCGACAGCAAGCGCTTTCACCAGCTGCTGCTCAACCTGCTGTCGAACGCCGCGAAGTTCACGCATGGCGGCAAGATCGGCCTGCGCGTGCGTGCGCGGCCGCGCGCGGAGTCGTGGCGGCTTCAGTTCGAGGTGTGGGACAGCGGCGCCGGCATCGACCTGAAGGAGCAGGCGCGCATCCGCCAGGCCTTTGCAGAGAACGCGCCGAGCGCGAGCGGCAATGGGCTGGGGCTGGTCATCGCGCGGCGCATCGTGCAGCGCATGGGCGGACGCCTGCTGCTCATGAGCCATCCGAACCTGGGCACGCGTGTGCGTTTCTCGGTGATCGTGAAGGACGCGCCGGAGGAGCCGCGATCCGTCGCCCCACAAGCACCGTCATCGCCGCCGCTCCAGTCGCCGCGCCTGCGGCTGCGCCGGCCGCCGACACCTGTGCCGGCCATCGCGCCGCTGCCCGCCGCGGCGCGCGCCGAACTCGAGGTGCTCGCGCGCGACGGCCGCTGGACCGATCTGCACGAATGGACCGATCGGCTGGCCGCGGCCGATTCGCGTCACGCGGCGCTGGTCGACGCAGTGCGGCAGGCGCTCGACCGGCTGGACTTCGAACACATCCGCCTGCTGGCACGCGCCACGCCGAAGCTGTGA
- a CDS encoding PaaI family thioesterase: MQDIAALQKLLDTLFPGLMGVRLTALEPDRVVAQMEVRPDLCTAGGILHGGAYMAFADTLGAVGTIVNLTQGKRTTTTDSSTKFIAGARVGSIVTGTSVALHRGRTTMVWQTSVTNADGKLCAVVTQTQLVLEGAG; this comes from the coding sequence ATGCAAGACATCGCCGCTCTCCAGAAACTGCTGGACACGCTGTTCCCCGGCCTGATGGGCGTGCGCCTCACGGCACTCGAACCCGACCGCGTGGTCGCGCAGATGGAAGTGCGGCCCGACCTGTGCACCGCCGGCGGCATCCTGCATGGCGGCGCCTACATGGCTTTTGCAGACACGCTGGGTGCCGTCGGCACCATCGTCAACCTGACGCAAGGCAAGCGCACCACCACCACCGATTCGAGCACCAAGTTCATCGCCGGCGCGCGTGTCGGCAGCATCGTCACCGGCACCAGCGTGGCGTTGCATCGGGGACGCACGACCATGGTCTGGCAGACCTCGGTCACCAATGCGGACGGCAAGCTGTGCGCCGTCGTCACGCAGACGCAACTGGTGTTGGAAGGGGCGGGGTGA
- a CDS encoding lysylphosphatidylglycerol synthase domain-containing protein: MNTHAAAIADTPAHAGSRISSIWQRCRRWALPLFGIAVLGLLLSHAHKIDWAGAWQALQRYSPLLLLSVLGLATASHMLYGCFDLIGKRHLQHRLPYWRTWAIAVTSYAFNLNLGSLVGGIAMRARLYARAGLDDATVAQIVGLSLATNWLGYGLLAGGLFAAGAIVPPSQAHVGAGTLRLLGVAMILLALAYVAACAFARGREWRFRGRRLQLPAARLAVVQLALSTTNWALMGAAMYLLLGQKVPYATTMGVLLAASIVGVLTPIPAGLGVLEAVYLALLSGTVKQGALMGAVLAYRALYYLLPLAGGLALYLFLERYASSHSAEETSGDITPPLPTPVASA, from the coding sequence ATGAACACCCACGCGGCCGCCATCGCCGATACCCCGGCGCACGCAGGCAGCCGCATCAGTTCGATCTGGCAACGCTGCCGTCGTTGGGCATTGCCGCTGTTCGGCATCGCCGTGCTGGGCCTGCTCCTGTCCCATGCGCACAAGATCGACTGGGCCGGCGCGTGGCAAGCATTGCAGCGCTACTCGCCCTTGTTGCTGCTTTCCGTGCTCGGCCTTGCGACCGCGAGCCACATGCTCTACGGCTGCTTCGACCTGATCGGCAAGCGCCATCTGCAACATCGCCTCCCGTACTGGCGCACATGGGCGATCGCGGTGACGAGCTATGCCTTCAATCTCAACCTCGGCTCGCTGGTCGGCGGCATCGCGATGCGTGCGCGGCTCTATGCGCGTGCGGGTCTCGACGACGCCACGGTCGCGCAGATCGTGGGGCTGAGTCTCGCGACCAACTGGCTGGGCTATGGCCTGCTCGCGGGCGGGCTGTTCGCGGCGGGCGCCATCGTGCCGCCGAGCCAGGCTCACGTCGGCGCAGGCACGCTGCGACTGCTCGGCGTGGCGATGATCCTGCTGGCATTGGCGTACGTCGCCGCCTGTGCATTCGCACGCGGGCGCGAATGGCGTTTCAGGGGCCGCCGCCTGCAGTTGCCCGCCGCGCGTCTGGCCGTGGTGCAGCTCGCGCTCTCCACCACCAACTGGGCGTTGATGGGCGCGGCCATGTACCTGCTGCTCGGGCAGAAGGTGCCTTACGCGACCACGATGGGCGTGCTGCTCGCGGCGTCCATCGTCGGCGTGCTGACGCCGATTCCCGCAGGCCTCGGCGTGCTTGAAGCCGTGTATCTCGCGCTGCTCTCCGGAACGGTGAAGCAGGGCGCGTTGATGGGGGCGGTGCTCGCCTACCGCGCGCTCTACTATCTGCTGCCACTGGCCGGCGGGCTGGCGCTCTACCTGTTCCTCGAACGCTATGCGTCGAGCCACTCGGCCGAAGAAACCTCGGGGGACATCACCCCGCCCCTTCCAACACCAGTTGCGTCTGCGTGA